From Pan troglodytes isolate AG18354 chromosome 11, NHGRI_mPanTro3-v2.0_pri, whole genome shotgun sequence, the proteins below share one genomic window:
- the PMPCA gene encoding mitochondrial-processing peptidase subunit alpha, whose amino-acid sequence MAAVVLAATRLLRGSGSWGCSRLRFGPPAYRRFSSGGAYPNIPLSSPLPGVPKPVFATVDGQEKFETKVTTLDNGLRVASQNKFGQFCTVGILINSGSRYEAKYLSGIAHFLEKLAFSSTARFDSKDEILLTLEKHGGICDCQTSRDTTMYAVSADSKGLDTVVGLLADVVLQPRLTDEEVEMTRMAVQFELEDLNLRPDPEPLLTEMIHEAAYRENTVGLHRFCPTENIAKINREVLHSYLRNYYTPDRMVLAGVGVEHEHLVDCARKYLLGVQPAWGSAEAVDIDRSVAQYTGGIAKLERDMSNVSLGPTPIPELTHIMVGLESCSFLEEDFIPFAVLNMMMGGGGSFSAGGPGKGMFSRLYLNVLNRHHWMYNATSYHHSYEDTGLLCIHASADPRQVREMVEIITKEFILMGGTVDAVELERAKTQLTSMLMMNLESRPVIFEDVGRQVLATRSRKLPHELCTLIRNVKPEDVKRVASKMLRGKPAVAALGDLTDLPTYEHIQTALSSKDGRLPRTYRLFR is encoded by the exons ATGGCGGCTGTGGTGCTGGCGGCGACGCGGTTGCTGCGGGGCTCGGGTTCTTGGGGCTGTTCGCGGCTGAG GTTTGGACCTCCTGCGTACAGACGGTTTAGTAGTGGGGGTGCCTATCCCAACATCCCCCTCTCTTCTCCCTTACCTGGAGTACCCAAGCCTGTTTTTGCTACAGTTGATGGACAGGAAAAGTTTGAAACCAAAGTAACCACATTGGATAATGGGCTTCGCGTGGCATCTCAGAATAAGTTTGGACAGTTTTGTACAGTAGGAA TTCTTATCAATTCAGGATCGAGATATGAAGCGAAATACCTTAGTGGAATTGCTCACTTTTTGGAAAAATTGGCATTTTCG tcTACTGCTCGATTTGACAGCAAAGATGAAATTCTGCTTACGTTGGAAAAGCATGGGGGTATCTGTGACTGCCAGACATCAAG AGACACCACCATGTATGCTGTGTCTGCTGATAGCAAAGGCTTGGACACGGTGGTTGGCTTACTGGCCGATGTGGTTCTGCAGCCCCGGCTAACAG ATGAAGAAGTCGAGATGACGCGGATGGCGGTCCAGTTTGAGCTGGAGGACCTGAACCTGCGGCCTGACCCAGAGCCACTTCTCACCGAGATGATTCATGAA GCGGCTTACAGGGAGAACACAGTTGGCCTCCACCGTTTCTGCCCCACAGAAAACATAGCAAAGATCAACCGAGAGGTGCTGCATTCGTACCTGAGGAACTACTACACTCCCGACCGCATGGTGCTGGCTGGCGTGGGCGTGGAGCACGAGCATCTGGTGGACTGTGCCCGGAAGTACCTCCTGGGGGTCCAGCCGGCCTGGGGGAGCGCAGAGGCCGTGGATATTGACAGATCTGTGGCCCAGTACACTGGGGGGATTGCCAAG CTAGAAAGAGACATGTCCAATGTCAGCCTGGGCCCGACCCCCATCCCCGAGCTCACGCACATCATGGTTGGACTGGAGAGCTGCTCCTTCCTG GAGGAGGACTTCATCCCCTTTGCAGTGTTGAACATGATGATGGGCGGAGGTGGCTCCTTCTCGGCTGGTGGGCCCGGCAAGGGCATGTTCTCCAGGCTCTACCTCAACGTGCTCAACAG GCACCACTGGATGTATAACGCGACCTCCTACCACCACAGCTACGAGGACACTGGCCTCCTTTGCATCCATGCCAGTGCCGACCCAAGACAG GTTCGAGAAATGGTAGAaatcatcacaaaggagtttATTTTAATGGGCGGAACCGTGGACGCG GTGGAGCTGGAACGAGCCAAGACGCAGCTGACGTCAATGCTTATGATGAACCTGGAATCCAGGCCTGTGATCTTCGAGGATGTGGGGAGGCAGGTGCTGGCCACTCGCTCCAGAAAGCTGCCGCACGAGCTGTGCACGCTCATCC GCAACGTGAAGCCGGAAGATGTGAAGAGAGTCGCTTCTAAGATGCTCCGAGGGAAGCCGGCAGTGGCCGCCCTGGGTGACCTGACTGACCTGCCCACGTATGAACACATCCAGACCGCCCTGTCGAGTAAGGACGGGCGCCTGCCCAGGACGTACCGGCTCTTCCGGTAG
- the PMPCA gene encoding mitochondrial-processing peptidase subunit alpha isoform X1, translating into MAAVVLAATRLLRGSGSWGCSRLRFGPPAYRRFSSGGAYPNIPLSSPLPGVPKPVFATVDGQEKFETKVTTLDNGLRVASQNKFGQFCTVGILINSGSRYEAKYLSGIAHFLEKLAFSSTARFDSKDEILLTLEKHGGICDCQTSRDTTMYAVSADSKGLDTVVGLLADVVLQPRLTDEEVEMTRMAVQFELEDLNLRPDPEPLLTEMIHEAAYRENTVGLHRFCPTENIAKINREVLHSYLRNYYTPDRMVLAGVGVEHEHLVDCARKYLLGVQPAWGSAEAVDIDRSVAQYTGGIAKLERDMSNVSLGPTPIPELTHIMVGLESCSFLEEDFIPFAVLNMMMGGGGSFSAGGPGKGMFSRLYLNVLNRHHWMYNATSYHHSYEDTGLLCIHASADPRQVREMVEIITKEFILMGGTVDAVELERAKTQLTSMLMMNLESRPVIFEDVGRQVLATRSRKLPHELCTLIREYRRGSEGLPQASARLRGGRLALPQAVVGLWYVHHTQNPGPSPVVLSRGGQGQGRGVADLVSLPSPTMYLLPPWQVTPHSAPLGGAVTTAQSC; encoded by the exons ATGGCGGCTGTGGTGCTGGCGGCGACGCGGTTGCTGCGGGGCTCGGGTTCTTGGGGCTGTTCGCGGCTGAG GTTTGGACCTCCTGCGTACAGACGGTTTAGTAGTGGGGGTGCCTATCCCAACATCCCCCTCTCTTCTCCCTTACCTGGAGTACCCAAGCCTGTTTTTGCTACAGTTGATGGACAGGAAAAGTTTGAAACCAAAGTAACCACATTGGATAATGGGCTTCGCGTGGCATCTCAGAATAAGTTTGGACAGTTTTGTACAGTAGGAA TTCTTATCAATTCAGGATCGAGATATGAAGCGAAATACCTTAGTGGAATTGCTCACTTTTTGGAAAAATTGGCATTTTCG tcTACTGCTCGATTTGACAGCAAAGATGAAATTCTGCTTACGTTGGAAAAGCATGGGGGTATCTGTGACTGCCAGACATCAAG AGACACCACCATGTATGCTGTGTCTGCTGATAGCAAAGGCTTGGACACGGTGGTTGGCTTACTGGCCGATGTGGTTCTGCAGCCCCGGCTAACAG ATGAAGAAGTCGAGATGACGCGGATGGCGGTCCAGTTTGAGCTGGAGGACCTGAACCTGCGGCCTGACCCAGAGCCACTTCTCACCGAGATGATTCATGAA GCGGCTTACAGGGAGAACACAGTTGGCCTCCACCGTTTCTGCCCCACAGAAAACATAGCAAAGATCAACCGAGAGGTGCTGCATTCGTACCTGAGGAACTACTACACTCCCGACCGCATGGTGCTGGCTGGCGTGGGCGTGGAGCACGAGCATCTGGTGGACTGTGCCCGGAAGTACCTCCTGGGGGTCCAGCCGGCCTGGGGGAGCGCAGAGGCCGTGGATATTGACAGATCTGTGGCCCAGTACACTGGGGGGATTGCCAAG CTAGAAAGAGACATGTCCAATGTCAGCCTGGGCCCGACCCCCATCCCCGAGCTCACGCACATCATGGTTGGACTGGAGAGCTGCTCCTTCCTG GAGGAGGACTTCATCCCCTTTGCAGTGTTGAACATGATGATGGGCGGAGGTGGCTCCTTCTCGGCTGGTGGGCCCGGCAAGGGCATGTTCTCCAGGCTCTACCTCAACGTGCTCAACAG GCACCACTGGATGTATAACGCGACCTCCTACCACCACAGCTACGAGGACACTGGCCTCCTTTGCATCCATGCCAGTGCCGACCCAAGACAG GTTCGAGAAATGGTAGAaatcatcacaaaggagtttATTTTAATGGGCGGAACCGTGGACGCG GTGGAGCTGGAACGAGCCAAGACGCAGCTGACGTCAATGCTTATGATGAACCTGGAATCCAGGCCTGTGATCTTCGAGGATGTGGGGAGGCAGGTGCTGGCCACTCGCTCCAGAAAGCTGCCGCACGAGCTGTGCACGCTCATCCGTGAGTACCGCAGGGGTAGCGAGGGGCTGCCGCAGGCCTCGGCCAGGCTCAGAGGAGGCCGTCTCGCCCTCCCGCAGGCCGTGGTGGGCCTGTGGTATGTCCATCACACCCAGAATCCGGGGCCTTCACCAGTTGTCCTCAGCAGGGGCGGCCAAGGGCAGGGTCGTGGGGTCGCAGACCTGGTCTCACTTCCCAGCCCCACCATGTACCTGCTGCCTCCTTGGCAGGTGACCCCACACTCTGCACCCCTGGGAGGGGCTGTCACTACTGCCCAGAGTTGTTAA
- the PMPCA gene encoding mitochondrial-processing peptidase subunit alpha isoform X2 has product MAAVVLAATRLLRGSGSWGCSRLRFGPPAYRRFSSGGAYPNIPLSSPLPGVPKPVFATVDGQEKFETKVTTLDNGLRVASQNKFGQFCTVGNEEVEMTRMAVQFELEDLNLRPDPEPLLTEMIHEAAYRENTVGLHRFCPTENIAKINREVLHSYLRNYYTPDRMVLAGVGVEHEHLVDCARKYLLGVQPAWGSAEAVDIDRSVAQYTGGIAKLERDMSNVSLGPTPIPELTHIMVGLESCSFLEEDFIPFAVLNMMMGGGGSFSAGGPGKGMFSRLYLNVLNRHHWMYNATSYHHSYEDTGLLCIHASADPRQVREMVEIITKEFILMGGTVDAVELERAKTQLTSMLMMNLESRPVIFEDVGRQVLATRSRKLPHELCTLIREYRRGSEGLPQASARLRGGRLALPQAVVGLWYVHHTQNPGPSPVVLSRGGQGQGRGVADLVSLPSPTMYLLPPWQVTPHSAPLGGAVTTAQSC; this is encoded by the exons ATGGCGGCTGTGGTGCTGGCGGCGACGCGGTTGCTGCGGGGCTCGGGTTCTTGGGGCTGTTCGCGGCTGAG GTTTGGACCTCCTGCGTACAGACGGTTTAGTAGTGGGGGTGCCTATCCCAACATCCCCCTCTCTTCTCCCTTACCTGGAGTACCCAAGCCTGTTTTTGCTACAGTTGATGGACAGGAAAAGTTTGAAACCAAAGTAACCACATTGGATAATGGGCTTCGCGTGGCATCTCAGAATAAGTTTGGACAGTTTTGTACAGTAGGAA ATGAAGAAGTCGAGATGACGCGGATGGCGGTCCAGTTTGAGCTGGAGGACCTGAACCTGCGGCCTGACCCAGAGCCACTTCTCACCGAGATGATTCATGAA GCGGCTTACAGGGAGAACACAGTTGGCCTCCACCGTTTCTGCCCCACAGAAAACATAGCAAAGATCAACCGAGAGGTGCTGCATTCGTACCTGAGGAACTACTACACTCCCGACCGCATGGTGCTGGCTGGCGTGGGCGTGGAGCACGAGCATCTGGTGGACTGTGCCCGGAAGTACCTCCTGGGGGTCCAGCCGGCCTGGGGGAGCGCAGAGGCCGTGGATATTGACAGATCTGTGGCCCAGTACACTGGGGGGATTGCCAAG CTAGAAAGAGACATGTCCAATGTCAGCCTGGGCCCGACCCCCATCCCCGAGCTCACGCACATCATGGTTGGACTGGAGAGCTGCTCCTTCCTG GAGGAGGACTTCATCCCCTTTGCAGTGTTGAACATGATGATGGGCGGAGGTGGCTCCTTCTCGGCTGGTGGGCCCGGCAAGGGCATGTTCTCCAGGCTCTACCTCAACGTGCTCAACAG GCACCACTGGATGTATAACGCGACCTCCTACCACCACAGCTACGAGGACACTGGCCTCCTTTGCATCCATGCCAGTGCCGACCCAAGACAG GTTCGAGAAATGGTAGAaatcatcacaaaggagtttATTTTAATGGGCGGAACCGTGGACGCG GTGGAGCTGGAACGAGCCAAGACGCAGCTGACGTCAATGCTTATGATGAACCTGGAATCCAGGCCTGTGATCTTCGAGGATGTGGGGAGGCAGGTGCTGGCCACTCGCTCCAGAAAGCTGCCGCACGAGCTGTGCACGCTCATCCGTGAGTACCGCAGGGGTAGCGAGGGGCTGCCGCAGGCCTCGGCCAGGCTCAGAGGAGGCCGTCTCGCCCTCCCGCAGGCCGTGGTGGGCCTGTGGTATGTCCATCACACCCAGAATCCGGGGCCTTCACCAGTTGTCCTCAGCAGGGGCGGCCAAGGGCAGGGTCGTGGGGTCGCAGACCTGGTCTCACTTCCCAGCCCCACCATGTACCTGCTGCCTCCTTGGCAGGTGACCCCACACTCTGCACCCCTGGGAGGGGCTGTCACTACTGCCCAGAGTTGTTAA